One Triticum dicoccoides isolate Atlit2015 ecotype Zavitan chromosome 4B, WEW_v2.0, whole genome shotgun sequence genomic window carries:
- the LOC119291262 gene encoding vesicle transport protein GOT1-like produces MVSFEMNDLKKIGLGLTGFGVFFSFLGIVFFFDKGLIAMGNILFLSGLGLTIGLKSTMQFFTKPKNYKGTISFGAGFFLVLIGWPFFGMLLEAYGFIVLFSGFWPTLAVFLQRIPILGWIFQQPFVTSFLDRYRGKRVPV; encoded by the exons AGATAGGGCTAGGCCTGACAGGCTTTGGAGTATTCTTCTCCTTCCTGGGAATCGTTTTCTTCTTTGACAAGGGGCTTATTGCTATGGGCAAT ATACTCTTCCTGTCAGGTTTGGGTTTGACAATCGGTCTGAAATCAACAATGCAGTTCTTCACAAAGCCTAAGAATTACAAG GGTACCATCTCATTTGGCGCAGGCTTTTTCCTGGTTCTCATTGGATGGCCTTTCTTTGGCATGCTCTTAGAGGCATATGGTTTTATCGTACTCTTCAG TGGATTCTGGCCAACTCTCGCAGTTTTCCTGCAAAGGATTCCTATCCTTGGCTGGATTTTTCAACAACCATTTGTCACTTCG TTCCTTGACCGTTACAGAGGGAAACGAGTGCCGGTGTAG